The proteins below are encoded in one region of Campylobacter helveticus:
- a CDS encoding aspartate ammonia-lyase → MGTRKEHDFIGELEISDDVYYGVQTFRALENFHMSGRSLKNYPFFIKAFAQVKKAAALANKEVGVLDADKADALAKACDRLIAGEFLDQFVVDMIQGGAGTSTNMNVNEVLTNIALESMGHKKGEYQYLHPNDHTNLGQSTNDTYPSSIKVATHAKLGDLLKAMEELKNELEIKAKEYKDMIKMGRTELEDAVPTTLGNTFNAFASYIKSDIEKLTRARESMAVLNLGATAIGTGINCHPDYKNVVEKKLKEITGVKFTPAEDLIAATQDTADFVYVSGCLKTAAVRLSKIANDLRLMNSGPRCGLGEITLPAMQPGSSIMPGKVNPVICEVVGEACYEVIGNDVTIMLCSERGEFELNAFEPGIAYGLFNSLILLENAMKTLANKAVKGLKANPEACKKLVLNSIGIVTAFNPVLGYEKSASMAKEALQTGKAVGDICLERGYLTKEEIDKILDPENMLNPQMKEKRKA, encoded by the coding sequence ATGGGAACAAGAAAAGAACACGATTTCATCGGTGAACTTGAAATCTCTGATGATGTGTATTATGGAGTTCAAACCTTTAGGGCGCTTGAGAATTTCCATATGAGTGGAAGAAGCTTAAAGAACTATCCTTTCTTCATTAAGGCTTTTGCGCAAGTTAAAAAAGCTGCAGCTTTAGCAAATAAGGAAGTGGGCGTTCTTGATGCTGACAAAGCAGATGCTCTTGCGAAAGCTTGTGATAGATTAATTGCAGGTGAGTTTTTAGACCAGTTTGTTGTCGATATGATTCAAGGCGGTGCTGGCACAAGCACAAATATGAATGTTAATGAAGTTTTAACAAATATCGCATTGGAGAGTATGGGACATAAAAAAGGCGAATATCAATATCTCCATCCAAACGACCATACAAATTTAGGGCAATCTACAAATGACACTTATCCAAGCTCTATTAAAGTTGCTACACACGCTAAGCTTGGCGACTTACTTAAGGCTATGGAAGAGCTTAAAAACGAGCTCGAAATCAAAGCAAAAGAATATAAAGATATGATTAAAATGGGTAGGACTGAACTTGAAGACGCTGTTCCTACAACTTTGGGTAATACTTTCAACGCCTTTGCAAGCTATATTAAAAGTGATATAGAAAAATTAACTCGTGCAAGAGAATCAATGGCTGTTCTAAATCTAGGTGCAACTGCAATAGGAACAGGAATTAACTGCCATCCTGATTATAAAAATGTTGTTGAGAAAAAACTTAAAGAAATCACAGGCGTCAAATTCACTCCTGCTGAAGATTTAATCGCTGCAACTCAAGATACAGCCGATTTCGTTTATGTAAGCGGTTGTCTAAAAACTGCCGCAGTAAGACTTTCTAAAATTGCAAATGACTTAAGACTTATGAACTCAGGTCCTAGATGTGGATTAGGTGAAATTACCCTTCCTGCGATGCAGCCGGGAAGTTCTATTATGCCAGGTAAAGTTAATCCTGTAATTTGTGAGGTTGTTGGTGAGGCTTGTTATGAAGTTATTGGCAACGATGTTACAATTATGCTTTGCTCTGAAAGAGGTGAATTTGAACTTAATGCTTTTGAACCGGGCATTGCTTATGGCTTGTTTAATTCTTTAATTTTACTTGAAAATGCTATGAAAACCCTAGCAAATAAAGCAGTAAAAGGCTTAAAGGCTAATCCTGAAGCCTGCAAAAAACTCGTGCTAAATTCCATCGGTATCGTTACAGCCTTTAATCCTGTCCTAGGCTATGAAAAGTCCGCAAGTATGGC